A genomic stretch from Odocoileus virginianus isolate 20LAN1187 ecotype Illinois chromosome 25, Ovbor_1.2, whole genome shotgun sequence includes:
- the LOC139031065 gene encoding OTU domain-containing protein 5 isoform X2, with the protein MTILPRKKPPPPDGDPANEPPPPGPLPPAPRRGGGVGVGGGGPGVGGGDRDRDSGVVGARPRASPPPQGPLPGPPGALHRRALAVPPGAVAGPRPQQASPPPCGGPGGPGGGPGDASGYNSEDEYEAAAARIEAMDPATVEQQEHWFEKALRDKKGFIIKPMKEDGACLFRAVADQVYGDQDMHEVVRKHCMDYLMKNADYFSNYVTEDFTTYINRKRKNNCHGNHIEMQAMAEMYNRPVDVYQYSTEPINTFHGIHQNEDEPIRVSYHRNSHYNSVVNPNKATIGVGLGLPSFKPGFAEQSLMKNAIKTSEESWIEQQMLEDKKRATDWEATNEAVEEQVARESYLQWLRDQEKQARQVRGPSQPRKASATCSSATAAASSGLEEWTSRSPRQRSSASSPEHPELHAELGIKPPSPGTVLALAKPPSPCAPGTSSQFSTGADRATSPLVSLYPALECRALIQQMSPSAFGLNDWDDDEILASVLAVSQQEYLDSMKKNKVHRDPPPDKS; encoded by the exons ATGACTATTCTCCCCAGAAAGAAGCCGCCGCCTCCCGACGGCGACCCCGCCAACGAGCCGCCGCCGCCCGGACCGCTGCCCCCGGCGCCTCGCCGCGGCGGGGGTGTAGGCGTGGGCGGCGGCGGCCCGGGTGTGGGCGGCGGCGACCGCGACCGTGACTCGGGCGTCGTGGGGGCCCGTCCTCGGGCTTCGCCACCGCCTCAAGGCCCTCTCCCGGGGCCACCGGGTGCGCTTCACCGCCGGGCGCTGGCCGTGCCGCCGGGCGCCGTGGCGGGCCCTCGGCCACAGCAGGCCTCTCCACCTCCTTGCGGGGGCCCTGGAGGTCCCGGCGGCGGTCCTGGTGATGCGTCGG GTTACAACAGTGAGGATGAATATGAAGCGGCTGCAGCGCGCATAGAGGCCATGGACCCCGCCACCGTCGAGCAGCAGGAGCACTGGTTTGAAAAGGCCTTGCGAGACAAGAAGGGCTTCATCATCAAGCCGATGAAGGAGGATGGTGCCTGTCTCTTCCGGGCTGTAGCTGACCAGGTATATGGAGACCAGGACATGCATGAGGTTGTTCGAAAGCACTGCATGGACTATCTGATGAAGAATGCTGACTACTTCTCCAACTATGTCACAGAGGACTTTACCACCTACATCAACCGGAAGCGGAAAAACAACTGCCATGGCAACCACATTGAGATGCAGGCCATGGCAGAGATGTACAACCGGCCCGTGGACGTGTACCAGTACAGCACAGAACCCATCAATACATTCCATGGGATCCATCAAAATGAGGATGAACCCATTCGTGTCAGCTACCATAGGAATAGCCACTACAATTCAGTGGTGAATCCTAACAAGGCCACCATTGGCGTGGGACTGGGCCTGCCATCCTTCAAACCAGGGTTTGCAGAGCAGTCCCTGATGAAGAATGCCATAAAAACATCAGAGGAATCATGGATTGAACAGCAGATGCTGGAAGACAAGAAGCGGGCCACAGATTGGGAGGCCACAAATGAGGCCGTTGAGGAGCAGGTGGCCCGGGAATCCTACTTGCAGTGGCTGCGGGATCAAGAAAAACAGGCTCGCCAAGTCCGTGGCCCCAGCCAGCCCCGGAAAGCCAGTGCCACATGCAGCTCTGCCACAGCAGCAGCCTCCAGTGGTCTTGAGGAGTGGACCAGCCGGTCCCCAAGGCAGCGGAGTTCAGCGTCGTCACCTGAGCACCCTGAGCTGCACGCTGAGCTGGGCATCAAGCCCCCTTCCCCAGGCACTGTCTTAGCTCTTGCCAAACCTCCTTCACCCTGTGCACCAGGTACAAGCAGCCAGTTCTCGACAGGGGCCGACCGGGCTACTTCCCCCCTCGTGTCCCTCTATCCTGCTCTGGAGTGCCGGGCCCTCATTCAGCAGATGTCCCCCTCCGCCTTTGGTCTGAATGACTGGGATGATGATGAGATCCTAGCCTCGGTGCTGGCAGTGTCCCAACAGGAATACCTAGACagtatgaagaaaaacaaagtgcaCAGAGACCCACCCCCAGACAAGAGTTGA
- the LOC139031065 gene encoding OTU domain-containing protein 5 isoform X1, producing MTILPRKKPPPPDGDPANEPPPPGPLPPAPRRGGGVGVGGGGPGVGGGDRDRDSGVVGARPRASPPPQGPLPGPPGALHRRALAVPPGAVAGPRPQQASPPPCGGPGGPGGGPGDASGTAATGVGAAGVVVGVGGAVGVGGCRSGPGHSKRRRQAPGVGAVGGGSPEREEVGAGYNSEDEYEAAAARIEAMDPATVEQQEHWFEKALRDKKGFIIKPMKEDGACLFRAVADQVYGDQDMHEVVRKHCMDYLMKNADYFSNYVTEDFTTYINRKRKNNCHGNHIEMQAMAEMYNRPVDVYQYSTEPINTFHGIHQNEDEPIRVSYHRNSHYNSVVNPNKATIGVGLGLPSFKPGFAEQSLMKNAIKTSEESWIEQQMLEDKKRATDWEATNEAVEEQVARESYLQWLRDQEKQARQVRGPSQPRKASATCSSATAAASSGLEEWTSRSPRQRSSASSPEHPELHAELGIKPPSPGTVLALAKPPSPCAPGTSSQFSTGADRATSPLVSLYPALECRALIQQMSPSAFGLNDWDDDEILASVLAVSQQEYLDSMKKNKVHRDPPPDKS from the coding sequence ATGACTATTCTCCCCAGAAAGAAGCCGCCGCCTCCCGACGGCGACCCCGCCAACGAGCCGCCGCCGCCCGGACCGCTGCCCCCGGCGCCTCGCCGCGGCGGGGGTGTAGGCGTGGGCGGCGGCGGCCCGGGTGTGGGCGGCGGCGACCGCGACCGTGACTCGGGCGTCGTGGGGGCCCGTCCTCGGGCTTCGCCACCGCCTCAAGGCCCTCTCCCGGGGCCACCGGGTGCGCTTCACCGCCGGGCGCTGGCCGTGCCGCCGGGCGCCGTGGCGGGCCCTCGGCCACAGCAGGCCTCTCCACCTCCTTGCGGGGGCCCTGGAGGTCCCGGCGGCGGTCCTGGTGATGCGTCGGGTACAGCCGCGACGGGCGTGGGCGCGGCGGGTGTGGTGGTGGGCGTGGGCGGCGCCGTGGGTGTGGGCGGCTGCCGCTCAGGGCCGGGTCACAGCAAGCGGCGGCGCCAGGCCCCCGGGGTTGGTGCGGTTGGCGGGGGCAGTCCTGAGCGTGAGGAGGTCGGCGCAGGTTACAACAGTGAGGATGAATATGAAGCGGCTGCAGCGCGCATAGAGGCCATGGACCCCGCCACCGTCGAGCAGCAGGAGCACTGGTTTGAAAAGGCCTTGCGAGACAAGAAGGGCTTCATCATCAAGCCGATGAAGGAGGATGGTGCCTGTCTCTTCCGGGCTGTAGCTGACCAGGTATATGGAGACCAGGACATGCATGAGGTTGTTCGAAAGCACTGCATGGACTATCTGATGAAGAATGCTGACTACTTCTCCAACTATGTCACAGAGGACTTTACCACCTACATCAACCGGAAGCGGAAAAACAACTGCCATGGCAACCACATTGAGATGCAGGCCATGGCAGAGATGTACAACCGGCCCGTGGACGTGTACCAGTACAGCACAGAACCCATCAATACATTCCATGGGATCCATCAAAATGAGGATGAACCCATTCGTGTCAGCTACCATAGGAATAGCCACTACAATTCAGTGGTGAATCCTAACAAGGCCACCATTGGCGTGGGACTGGGCCTGCCATCCTTCAAACCAGGGTTTGCAGAGCAGTCCCTGATGAAGAATGCCATAAAAACATCAGAGGAATCATGGATTGAACAGCAGATGCTGGAAGACAAGAAGCGGGCCACAGATTGGGAGGCCACAAATGAGGCCGTTGAGGAGCAGGTGGCCCGGGAATCCTACTTGCAGTGGCTGCGGGATCAAGAAAAACAGGCTCGCCAAGTCCGTGGCCCCAGCCAGCCCCGGAAAGCCAGTGCCACATGCAGCTCTGCCACAGCAGCAGCCTCCAGTGGTCTTGAGGAGTGGACCAGCCGGTCCCCAAGGCAGCGGAGTTCAGCGTCGTCACCTGAGCACCCTGAGCTGCACGCTGAGCTGGGCATCAAGCCCCCTTCCCCAGGCACTGTCTTAGCTCTTGCCAAACCTCCTTCACCCTGTGCACCAGGTACAAGCAGCCAGTTCTCGACAGGGGCCGACCGGGCTACTTCCCCCCTCGTGTCCCTCTATCCTGCTCTGGAGTGCCGGGCCCTCATTCAGCAGATGTCCCCCTCCGCCTTTGGTCTGAATGACTGGGATGATGATGAGATCCTAGCCTCGGTGCTGGCAGTGTCCCAACAGGAATACCTAGACagtatgaagaaaaacaaagtgcaCAGAGACCCACCCCCAGACAAGAGTTGA